One stretch of Bombina bombina isolate aBomBom1 chromosome 7, aBomBom1.pri, whole genome shotgun sequence DNA includes these proteins:
- the LOC128665863 gene encoding uncharacterized protein LOC128665863 — protein MTSRSVYDDQKSHEIQLEKESDSLLGPQPPSHKMGIVNLSSFPLNREHIKVLEKGLSFCPSNSLDLFEVTKDLHLFARKLALKKIMTPKIQIDLACRKERDTLDCLETLLYEQSNEITDILPKTDLKKKSTYMPSFSSIPNISVFVQNVSQELTQVQTTKIVNDNLTKSERRALKELINHQELVIKPADKGGNVVIHSQEYYIKEAMRQLLDETQYAKSSFEEFHKSHNELLFLLNEARRNNLITSQEFVFLYNHKPKTPVFYWIPKLHKSIKNPPGRPIISGMGGPTEGISNYIDRFLQPFVNDLRTFVQDSTDVIKKLDGINVTDKTILVSLDVESLYSSIPHSIGIATCEKFLNTRGVGYGKHSKFVSELLKFVLENNIFVFDGKYYKQKQGTAMGGYMCPNLCLFTSW, from the coding sequence ATGACATCACGGTCAGTATATGATGACCAAAAATCGCATGAGATACAACTAGAAAAGGAAAGTGATTCACTTTTGGGCCCTCAGCCCCCCTCTCAtaaaatgggtattgtcaacctttcctcatTCCCCCTAAATCGTGAACATATAAAAGTATTGGAAAAGGGACTTAGCTTCTGCCCTTCTAACAGTCTAGATTTATTTGAAGTCACCAAGGATTTACATCTCTTTGCGAGAAAACTCGCTTTAAAAAAGATCATGACACCAAAAATCCAAATAGATCTGGCTTGTAGAAAAGAGAgggatactttggattgtctagaaACTCTCCTCTATgaacagagtaatgaaattacagatatcctccctaaaacagatttaaagaaaaaatccacctacatgccctctttttcctccattcctaatatttcggtttttgttcaaaatgttTCTCAAGAATTGACACAAGTTCAAACTACAAAGATtgtcaatgataatcttactaaatctgaacgaagagcccttaaagaactgattaatcatcaggaattggtcataaaaccggccgacaaggggggtaatgttgtTATTCATTCTCAAGAATactacattaaagaagcaatgcggcaactacttgatgaaactcaatatgccaaatcttcttttgaAGAATTTCATAAATCCCATAATGAACTTCTTTTCCTATTGaatgaagcacgtagaaataatttgattacaagtcaagaatttgtttttttatataatcataaaccaaaaacaccagtcttctactggataccaaagttacataaatccattaaaaatccaccgggacgccccatcatttctgggatggggggccccactgaaggaataagtaactataTTGATAGGTTTTTGCAGCCATTTGTAAATGACTTACGTACCTTTGTTcaagattcaacagatgtgatCAAGAAACTTGATGGGATCAATGTCActgacaagaccattttggtctcgttggatgttgaatctttgtattcttccattccccactctattggaattgcaacttgtgaaaaatttctgaacacaagaggagtgggctatggaaaacattctaaatttgtaagtgaacttttgaaatttgttctggaaaacaatattttcgtctttgatggcaaatattacaaacagaaacaagggacagcaatggggggcTACATGTGCCCCAACTTATGCTTGTTTACATCTTGGTga